From the genome of Clarias gariepinus isolate MV-2021 ecotype Netherlands chromosome 28, CGAR_prim_01v2, whole genome shotgun sequence, one region includes:
- the prrc2a gene encoding protein PRRC2A isoform X1 — protein sequence MSERSGQQAKGKDGKTKYASLNLFDTYKGKSLEVQKPVVAPRHGLQSLGKVASARRMPPPANLPSLKAENKGNDPNVSLVPKDGTGWASKPESADPKSTDVSSAPQPESQQPAVSQTPAPPSLPKTPPAQEAPTTATAAGTRSWAQASVTLGVQGDGGKGSNQPSPFSREEFPTLQAAGDQDKAGKEQATADQWYGPGPSLRPQNVTSWRDGGGRGLAPTIAGEGVAEGGVGGAMGMEGAHGAPLLQNPPHGPPRNPPSGSPTLPLPQPPVGPQFPAYRGIMPPFMYPPYLPFPPPFGPQGPYRFPAPSEAPRFSRSQGGPGPEGRPPGGPRGEMVKRPSILKQDDLKELDELDHDGDEGWAGAQEEIDYSAKLKFSDDEGEDDGDEEEAESRNGILEHREQQKSQDGPAPSSRSWTSESGGDARQTPPVPADEVTPAPSGKPNWAEEGGSGWGGQTSAGPYQQERASNQSAPQKPPGVQAQQQKGPTPPPSNAQPNQGQGEDEDETWRQRRKQSSSEISAAVERARRRREEEERRMEEERRAACAEKLKRLDEKHHQQQQQQQQPQQQQQQQQPPPQMPNAAVDVPVNSPTPSLTASASSSSTSQPPSPCVDTEEPPLASAQLGGATLVLTANNRQRAGSNSSYDSNAETQQVPHPPVPQHQQPQDVPGPGEVKEEPVSSSAHVRSSRSADETVKVEAVTGGTGRPGGGMPGQGFSKYQKSLPPRFQRQQQEQLLKQQQQWQQQHSQAAQVQLQSQAPQQGPTPGATPQAGPKQPALYPPGSMGRPPPLPINFDPRWMMMPYMDPRMMQGRPPPMDYYPASMHPTGLMSRERSDSGGSGSEQFDRQQHGGPPHSHRGTPPMDPKLAWGPEVFSGGGEARTLSSPLRQKQALEEEDMVKGSRSDTPPVRGRDGGTGSIQPPIVGPNSSSGSTDQAISPVGTQAGHHQPFLGGRGNYSSFPDNASRVVSHPQQRVNSAGEHRGFGHQDEAQQGGQPSPIWGAPHPQFDRNGRAELAPLENNLHLQHHHTLPPHYTLLPHKQENSRERDRAAEPKKPETSPPLAQPGLSSSCSSSSSSSSAREDGSGKQALHHPPPQHEHDNGHRGVGGRKQDKTGSTYPHTQPSQHPVQQHHHPKSNSRGREQKTETQWGPRPGSSSASGGPGHNRKGGSGMGGNTGGEELNSQIDKPPVQSGGGNPNKRMGPIKRPVLKEIKREIGEGEGGVKNAVGSAKDKDHDANQASAKQASVSSSQGSSGPSGKDESAPPGKLRNGGKERGAGGGMGKASKEGENSVHATGSSVPPRRVREHSYETSANPGGGTYHAGSSRGSRSSRGRGEFFGRGRGYRGSYAGSARGRAGGRSSRDYRSIPNSGYQHGSSNQDHKREGSSGRHGQGGSQPNPGRARNHSETRSEGSEYEEVPKRRRQRGSETGSESAASDLAHSDKEDHKPTTKKGTGGENLGVGNASSSAPPRNTQTRVFTPRGVPSRRGRGGGAAGGGVYRNSGGGGGMSGGHRSGPGSSSQGMSAKSSSSARKQHAPQQPSVIKEHSHGSNGEKKEKLTDQVQSQIQGVNAPLISGPTVPTPAQLGNENGSAPQTLNNTNSNSSGPKPVLLPNADGQNVLHRGFERPPRRRRHARSQHQQDKPPRFRRLKQERENARINGSSGIIEAVGGQPQSAPPAQNSMQDGTPNVPTTAGVANTNHNISATTNNNSSYLGGGNMNLNSHHHHHYHHGNSGMSHSQHHHNHNQTGGAKSPDVSNQNSDQANEEWETASESSDFAEFRDREGGGGGGGGGGGGGGGGGKSYPSYHHHHPSGRGSGGGGGGVDREITTKESSANKRSFSSQRPGMERQNRRVGAGGSGGRGPRGPPPSGGPGGVSGNGGANRGERRGNWPSPKNRK from the exons GTGGAAAGGGATCAAACCAACCGTCGCCATTCTCTCGCGAGGAATTTCCCACCCTGCAGGCGGCGGGCGACCAGGACAAAGCTGGCAAAGAACAGGCCACTGCAGATCAGTGGTATGGGCCAGGACCAAGCCTCCGCCCCCAGA ATGTGACGAGTTGGCGGGATGGTGGGGGCCGCGGACTGGCGCCCACCATAGCTGGGGAGGGGGTAGCGGAGGGCGGTGTTGGAGGAGCCATGGGAATGGAGGGCGCGCATGGGGCCCCTCTACTTCAGAATCCCCCCCATGGGCCACCTAGAAACCCGCCTTCAGGTAGCCCCACCCTTCCCCTCCCCCAGCCTCCGGTTGGCCCGCAGTTCCCTGCTTACAGAGGAATCATGCCTCCCTTT atGTACCCACCATACTTGCCCTTTCCACCACCGTTCGGTCCACAAGGGCCGTACAGGTTTCCAGCACCTAGTGAGGCCCCTAG ATTCTCTCGTTCACAGGGTGGGCCTGGACCAGAGGGGAGACCACCCGGTGGCCCCCGTGGTGAGATGGTTAAACGCCCCTCTATCCTAAAGCAGGATGACCTCAAGGAGCTGGATGAGCTAGACCATGATGGAGACGAAGGATGGGCTG gGGCGCAAGAGGAGATTGACTACTCTGCCAAGTTAAAGTTCAGcgatgatgaaggtgaagatGATGGGGATGAAGAAGAGGCTGAAAGCCGGAATGGAATTCT GGAACACAGGGAGCAGCAGAAATCCCAAGACGGACCTGCTCCGAGTTCACGTTCCTGGACGTCCGAGAGCGGAGGCGATGCGAGGCAGACACCTCCTGTACCTGCTGATGAGGTCACCCCAGCACCCTCCGGCAAGCCAAACTGGGCCGAGGAGGGAGGAAGCGGCTGGGGGGGTCAGACTAGTGCCGGACCCTACCAG CAGGAGCGGGCCTCAAACCAGTCAGCCCCCCAGAAGCCGCCTGGCGTTCAGGCGCAACAGCAGAAGGGACCTACACCTCCTCCTTCGAACGCCCAGCCAAACCAAGGGCAGGGTGAAGACGAAGATGAGACGTGGCGTCAGCGGAGGAAGCAGTCATCGTCAGAGATATCAGCGGCGGTGGAGCGTGCCCGGCGCCGCCGCGAGGAAGAGGAGCGTAGGATGGAAGAAGAGCGCCGGGCTGCTTGCGCGGAAAAGTTGAAGAGGCTGGATGAGAAACACcaccaacagcagcagcaacaacagcagccacagcagcagcagcaacaacaacaaccgcCGCCGCAGATGCCGAATGCTGCTGTCGATGTTCCTGTGAACAGCCCCACTCCTTCCCTCACAGCTTCAGCTTCTTCATCCAGCACCAGTCAGCCCCCTTCACCCTGTGTGGACACGGAGGAACCGCCACTCGCATCTGCTCAGTTGGGTGGCGCTACACTGGTGCTAACAGCTAATAACAGACAAAGGGCCGGGAGCAACAGCAGCTATGACTCTAATGCTG AGACGCAGCAGGTCCCTCATCCTCCTGTCCCTCAGCATCAGCAACCTCAAGACGTCCCAGGACCAGGTGAAGTAAAGGAGGAGCCCGTGTCGAGCAGCGCTCACGTTCGCAGCAGTAGAAGTGCAGACGAGACAGTGAAGGTAGAGGCAGTTACAGGGGGAACTGGACGGCCAGGGGGTGGAATGCCTGGCCAGGGCTTTTCCAAGTATCAGAAGTCCCTCCCACCTCGTTTCCAGAGGCAACAGCAG GAACAGCTCctgaaacagcagcagcagtggcAGCAGCAGCACAGCCAGGCTGCCCAAGTCCAGCTCCAGTCTCAAGCACCTCAGCAGGGCCCGACTCCCGGTGCCACACCACAGGCAGGCCCTAAACAGCCTGCCCTATACCCACCTGGCTCCATGGGACGCCCTCCGCCCCTGCCCATAAACTTTGATCCTCGGTGGATGATGATGCCCTACATGGACCCTCGCATGATGCAGGGGCGCCCTCCACCCATGGATTACTATCCAGCCAGCATGCACCCCACTG gCCTAATGAGTCGGGAGCGCTCAGATTCTGGTGGCTCTGGCTCAGAGCAGTTTGATAGGCAGCAACATGGAGGCCCCCCTCATTCTCATCGTGGCACACCACCCATGGATCCTAAACTGGCTTGGGGACCAGAGGTTTTTTCGGGGGGCGGAGAGGCTCGCACCTTAAGTTCTCCCTTAAGGCAGAAACAAGCTCTGGAGGAGGAGGACATGGTCAAAGGTTCCAG GAGTGACACTCCTCCAGTGCGCGGTCGAGACGGAGGAACAGGTTCCATTCAACCGCCTATTGTGGGCCCTAACTCTTCTTCTGGCTCCACCGATCAGGCGATATCCCCTGTGGGGACTCAAGCTGGCCATCACCAGCCCTTCTTGGGAGGGCGTGGAAATTACAGCAGCTTCCCAGATAATGCATCCCGGGTGGTTTCTCATCCACAGCAGAGGGTTAATAGTGCTGGAGAGCATCGCGGCTTTGGCCATCAAGATGAGGCTCAACAGGGTGGCCAGCCGAGTCCGATTTGGGGTGCTCCACATCCGCAATTTGACCGCAATGGCCGTGCTGAACTCGCCCCTTTGGAAAACAATCTCCATTTGCAGCATCATCACACTCTTCCCCCGCATTACACTCTCCTTCCACACAAACAAGAGAACAGTAGAGAGCGGGATAGAGCAGCAGAGCCCAAGAAGCCTGAAACCTCTCCTCCACTTGCCCAGCCAGGCCTTTCTTCCTCctgctcttcttcttcctcctcctcttcagcCAGAGAGGACGGCAGTGGAAAGCAAGCACTACATCACCCCCCACCCCAGCATGAGCATGACAACGGACATAGAGGGGTTGGTGGACGGAAACAGGACAAAACGGGCAGTACCTACCCTCACACACAGCCCTCCCAGCATCCAGTGCAGCAGCACCACCATCCCAAATCTAACTCTCGTGGTCGGGAGCAAAAGACTGAAACTCAGTGGGGCCCAAGGCCCGGAAGCAGTAGTGCAAGTGGCGGACCTGGACATAACAGAAAGGGGGGCTCTGGGATGGGTGGAAACACTGGAGGGGAAGAATTGAACAGTCAGATCGATAAGCCTCCTGTTCAGTCAGGAGGTGGGAACCCCAACAAGCGGATGGGTCCTATTAAGCGTCCTGTGCTGAAGGAGATAAAGAGGGAGATTGGTGAGGGTGAAGGAGGAGTGAAAAACGCTGTAGGGTCTGCAAAAGATAAAGACCATGATGCCAATCAAGCATCAGCTAAGCAAGCATCTGTCTCCAGTTCTCAAGGCTCATCTGGACCTTCTGGGAAAGATGAAAGCGCTCCACCAGGAAAGCTAAGAAATGGTGGCAAGGAGCGAGGTGCCGGAGGAGGTATGGGTAAAGCGTCCAAAGAAGGAGAAAACTCTGTCCATGCCACTGGCTCTTCAGTTCCACCTCGGAGAGTCAGAGAGCATTCCTATGAGACTAGTGCCAATCCAGGGGGCGGTACGTACCATGCAGGGTCTTCCAGAGGAAGCCGATCGAGCCGTGGAAGGGGTGAGTTCTTTGGTCGAGGCAGAGGTTACAGGGGCAGTTATGCAGGCAGTGCACGTGGTAGGGCAGGGGGCAGAAGCAGTCGAGACTACAGATCCATTCCCAACAGCGGCTATCAGCACGGGTCCTCTAACCAAGACCATAAGAGAGAGGGATCATCTGGCAGACATGGCCAGGGAGGCTCTCAACCAAACCCTGGACGTGCCAGGAACCACAGCGAAACCCGAAGTGAGGGCTCGGAGTATGAAGAAGTGCCGAAAAGAAGGCGGCAAAGGGGCTCTGAGACGGGCAGCGAGAGTGCTGCTAGTGACCTTGCACACTCTGACAAGGAGGATCACAAGCCAACTACCAAGAAAGGAACAGGAGGAGAGAATCTAGGTGTGGGCAATGCATCATCGTCAGCACCACCAAGAAACACCCAGACCAGAGTGTTCACCCCTAGGGGAGTGCCGTCTCGACGTGGCCGTGGTGGAGGTGCAGCTGGAGGGGGTGTCTACAGAAATTCAGGCGGTGGAGGAGGTATGTCTGGCGGCCACCGTTCTGGGCCTGGTTCTTCTTCTCAAGGTATGTCTGCTAAATCATCTTCATCGGCCAGAAAGCAACACGCACCCCAGCAGCCTTCTGTGATAAAAGAACATAGCCATGGATCTAatggagaaaagaaagagaagctTACTGACCAGGTGCAGTCTCAGATCCAGGGTGTGAATGCTCCATTAATCTCTGGCCCTACGGTGCCCACACCTGCTCAGTTGGGCAACGAAAATGGCAGTGCCCCCCAAACCTTAAACAACACCAATTCAAATTCCTCTGGACCCAAACCAGTTCTTTTGCCCAATGCGGATGGACAAAACGTTCTCCATAGAGGATTCGAGCGCCCTCCTCGTCGCAGGCGCCATGCGCGATCCCAACATCAACAAGACAAGCCCCCCAGGTTCCGCCGGCTCAAACAGGAGCGAGAGAACGCGCGCATCAACGGAAGTAGTGGCATAATCGAAGCCGTGGGTGGGCAACCTCAGTCAGCTCCTCCAGCCCAGAATTCAATGCAAGACGGAACACCAAACGTACCCACTACCGCCGGCGTCGCGAATACAAATCACAACATCTCCGCAACCACCAATAACAATAGCAGCTATCTTGGGGGTGGGAACATGAATTTAAATagtcaccaccaccaccattacCACCACGGAAACTCCGGCATGTCCCATTCTCAGCACCACCATAACCACAACCAGACCGGTGGTGCCAAATCTCCAGACGTCTCCAACCAGAACTCTGACCAGGCTAACGAGGAATGGGAAACTGCCTCCGAAAGCAGTGACTTTGCAGAATTTCGTGATAGggaaggtggtggtggtggtggtggtggtggaggaggaggtggtggaggaggtggaAAATCCTATCCCTCCTATCACCATCACCATCCTTCAGGAAGAGGAAGTGGTGGAGGGGGAGGAGGTGTCGACCGAGAGATAACTACTAAAGAATCTTCTGCCAATAAGAGGAGCTTCTCCAGCCAGCGGCCTGGAATGGAAAGGCAGAACCGGAGGGTCGGTGCTGGTGGCAGTGGTGGTCGAGGTCCCAGAGGTCCACCACCCAGTGGTGGACCAGGTGGTGTTTCGGGTAACGGAGGGGCCAATCGGGGTGAGAGGCGTGGCAACTGGCCATCTCCCAAGAACAGGAAGTGA
- the prrc2a gene encoding protein PRRC2A isoform X2, which produces MSERSGQQAKGKDGKTKYASLNLFDTYKGKSLEVQKPVVAPRHGLQSLGKVASARRMPPPANLPSLKAENKGNDPNVSLVPKDGTGWASKPESADPKSTDVSSAPQPESQQPAVSQTPAPPSLPKTPPAQEAPTTATAAGTRSWAQASVTLGVQGDGGKGSNQPSPFSREEFPTLQAAGDQDKAGKEQATADQWYGPGPSLRPQNVTSWRDGGGRGLAPTIAGEGVAEGGVGGAMGMEGAHGAPLLQNPPHGPPRNPPSGSPTLPLPQPPVGPQFPAYRGIMPPFMYPPYLPFPPPFGPQGPYRFPAPSEAPRFSRSQGGPGPEGRPPGGPRGEMVKRPSILKQDDLKELDELDHDGDEGWAGAQEEIDYSAKLKFSDDEGEDDGDEEEAESRNGILEHREQQKSQDGPAPSSRSWTSESGGDARQTPPVPADEVTPAPSGKPNWAEEGGSGWGGQTSAGPYQERASNQSAPQKPPGVQAQQQKGPTPPPSNAQPNQGQGEDEDETWRQRRKQSSSEISAAVERARRRREEEERRMEEERRAACAEKLKRLDEKHHQQQQQQQQPQQQQQQQQPPPQMPNAAVDVPVNSPTPSLTASASSSSTSQPPSPCVDTEEPPLASAQLGGATLVLTANNRQRAGSNSSYDSNAETQQVPHPPVPQHQQPQDVPGPGEVKEEPVSSSAHVRSSRSADETVKVEAVTGGTGRPGGGMPGQGFSKYQKSLPPRFQRQQQEQLLKQQQQWQQQHSQAAQVQLQSQAPQQGPTPGATPQAGPKQPALYPPGSMGRPPPLPINFDPRWMMMPYMDPRMMQGRPPPMDYYPASMHPTGLMSRERSDSGGSGSEQFDRQQHGGPPHSHRGTPPMDPKLAWGPEVFSGGGEARTLSSPLRQKQALEEEDMVKGSRSDTPPVRGRDGGTGSIQPPIVGPNSSSGSTDQAISPVGTQAGHHQPFLGGRGNYSSFPDNASRVVSHPQQRVNSAGEHRGFGHQDEAQQGGQPSPIWGAPHPQFDRNGRAELAPLENNLHLQHHHTLPPHYTLLPHKQENSRERDRAAEPKKPETSPPLAQPGLSSSCSSSSSSSSAREDGSGKQALHHPPPQHEHDNGHRGVGGRKQDKTGSTYPHTQPSQHPVQQHHHPKSNSRGREQKTETQWGPRPGSSSASGGPGHNRKGGSGMGGNTGGEELNSQIDKPPVQSGGGNPNKRMGPIKRPVLKEIKREIGEGEGGVKNAVGSAKDKDHDANQASAKQASVSSSQGSSGPSGKDESAPPGKLRNGGKERGAGGGMGKASKEGENSVHATGSSVPPRRVREHSYETSANPGGGTYHAGSSRGSRSSRGRGEFFGRGRGYRGSYAGSARGRAGGRSSRDYRSIPNSGYQHGSSNQDHKREGSSGRHGQGGSQPNPGRARNHSETRSEGSEYEEVPKRRRQRGSETGSESAASDLAHSDKEDHKPTTKKGTGGENLGVGNASSSAPPRNTQTRVFTPRGVPSRRGRGGGAAGGGVYRNSGGGGGMSGGHRSGPGSSSQGMSAKSSSSARKQHAPQQPSVIKEHSHGSNGEKKEKLTDQVQSQIQGVNAPLISGPTVPTPAQLGNENGSAPQTLNNTNSNSSGPKPVLLPNADGQNVLHRGFERPPRRRRHARSQHQQDKPPRFRRLKQERENARINGSSGIIEAVGGQPQSAPPAQNSMQDGTPNVPTTAGVANTNHNISATTNNNSSYLGGGNMNLNSHHHHHYHHGNSGMSHSQHHHNHNQTGGAKSPDVSNQNSDQANEEWETASESSDFAEFRDREGGGGGGGGGGGGGGGGGKSYPSYHHHHPSGRGSGGGGGGVDREITTKESSANKRSFSSQRPGMERQNRRVGAGGSGGRGPRGPPPSGGPGGVSGNGGANRGERRGNWPSPKNRK; this is translated from the exons GTGGAAAGGGATCAAACCAACCGTCGCCATTCTCTCGCGAGGAATTTCCCACCCTGCAGGCGGCGGGCGACCAGGACAAAGCTGGCAAAGAACAGGCCACTGCAGATCAGTGGTATGGGCCAGGACCAAGCCTCCGCCCCCAGA ATGTGACGAGTTGGCGGGATGGTGGGGGCCGCGGACTGGCGCCCACCATAGCTGGGGAGGGGGTAGCGGAGGGCGGTGTTGGAGGAGCCATGGGAATGGAGGGCGCGCATGGGGCCCCTCTACTTCAGAATCCCCCCCATGGGCCACCTAGAAACCCGCCTTCAGGTAGCCCCACCCTTCCCCTCCCCCAGCCTCCGGTTGGCCCGCAGTTCCCTGCTTACAGAGGAATCATGCCTCCCTTT atGTACCCACCATACTTGCCCTTTCCACCACCGTTCGGTCCACAAGGGCCGTACAGGTTTCCAGCACCTAGTGAGGCCCCTAG ATTCTCTCGTTCACAGGGTGGGCCTGGACCAGAGGGGAGACCACCCGGTGGCCCCCGTGGTGAGATGGTTAAACGCCCCTCTATCCTAAAGCAGGATGACCTCAAGGAGCTGGATGAGCTAGACCATGATGGAGACGAAGGATGGGCTG gGGCGCAAGAGGAGATTGACTACTCTGCCAAGTTAAAGTTCAGcgatgatgaaggtgaagatGATGGGGATGAAGAAGAGGCTGAAAGCCGGAATGGAATTCT GGAACACAGGGAGCAGCAGAAATCCCAAGACGGACCTGCTCCGAGTTCACGTTCCTGGACGTCCGAGAGCGGAGGCGATGCGAGGCAGACACCTCCTGTACCTGCTGATGAGGTCACCCCAGCACCCTCCGGCAAGCCAAACTGGGCCGAGGAGGGAGGAAGCGGCTGGGGGGGTCAGACTAGTGCCGGACCCTACCAG GAGCGGGCCTCAAACCAGTCAGCCCCCCAGAAGCCGCCTGGCGTTCAGGCGCAACAGCAGAAGGGACCTACACCTCCTCCTTCGAACGCCCAGCCAAACCAAGGGCAGGGTGAAGACGAAGATGAGACGTGGCGTCAGCGGAGGAAGCAGTCATCGTCAGAGATATCAGCGGCGGTGGAGCGTGCCCGGCGCCGCCGCGAGGAAGAGGAGCGTAGGATGGAAGAAGAGCGCCGGGCTGCTTGCGCGGAAAAGTTGAAGAGGCTGGATGAGAAACACcaccaacagcagcagcaacaacagcagccacagcagcagcagcaacaacaacaaccgcCGCCGCAGATGCCGAATGCTGCTGTCGATGTTCCTGTGAACAGCCCCACTCCTTCCCTCACAGCTTCAGCTTCTTCATCCAGCACCAGTCAGCCCCCTTCACCCTGTGTGGACACGGAGGAACCGCCACTCGCATCTGCTCAGTTGGGTGGCGCTACACTGGTGCTAACAGCTAATAACAGACAAAGGGCCGGGAGCAACAGCAGCTATGACTCTAATGCTG AGACGCAGCAGGTCCCTCATCCTCCTGTCCCTCAGCATCAGCAACCTCAAGACGTCCCAGGACCAGGTGAAGTAAAGGAGGAGCCCGTGTCGAGCAGCGCTCACGTTCGCAGCAGTAGAAGTGCAGACGAGACAGTGAAGGTAGAGGCAGTTACAGGGGGAACTGGACGGCCAGGGGGTGGAATGCCTGGCCAGGGCTTTTCCAAGTATCAGAAGTCCCTCCCACCTCGTTTCCAGAGGCAACAGCAG GAACAGCTCctgaaacagcagcagcagtggcAGCAGCAGCACAGCCAGGCTGCCCAAGTCCAGCTCCAGTCTCAAGCACCTCAGCAGGGCCCGACTCCCGGTGCCACACCACAGGCAGGCCCTAAACAGCCTGCCCTATACCCACCTGGCTCCATGGGACGCCCTCCGCCCCTGCCCATAAACTTTGATCCTCGGTGGATGATGATGCCCTACATGGACCCTCGCATGATGCAGGGGCGCCCTCCACCCATGGATTACTATCCAGCCAGCATGCACCCCACTG gCCTAATGAGTCGGGAGCGCTCAGATTCTGGTGGCTCTGGCTCAGAGCAGTTTGATAGGCAGCAACATGGAGGCCCCCCTCATTCTCATCGTGGCACACCACCCATGGATCCTAAACTGGCTTGGGGACCAGAGGTTTTTTCGGGGGGCGGAGAGGCTCGCACCTTAAGTTCTCCCTTAAGGCAGAAACAAGCTCTGGAGGAGGAGGACATGGTCAAAGGTTCCAG GAGTGACACTCCTCCAGTGCGCGGTCGAGACGGAGGAACAGGTTCCATTCAACCGCCTATTGTGGGCCCTAACTCTTCTTCTGGCTCCACCGATCAGGCGATATCCCCTGTGGGGACTCAAGCTGGCCATCACCAGCCCTTCTTGGGAGGGCGTGGAAATTACAGCAGCTTCCCAGATAATGCATCCCGGGTGGTTTCTCATCCACAGCAGAGGGTTAATAGTGCTGGAGAGCATCGCGGCTTTGGCCATCAAGATGAGGCTCAACAGGGTGGCCAGCCGAGTCCGATTTGGGGTGCTCCACATCCGCAATTTGACCGCAATGGCCGTGCTGAACTCGCCCCTTTGGAAAACAATCTCCATTTGCAGCATCATCACACTCTTCCCCCGCATTACACTCTCCTTCCACACAAACAAGAGAACAGTAGAGAGCGGGATAGAGCAGCAGAGCCCAAGAAGCCTGAAACCTCTCCTCCACTTGCCCAGCCAGGCCTTTCTTCCTCctgctcttcttcttcctcctcctcttcagcCAGAGAGGACGGCAGTGGAAAGCAAGCACTACATCACCCCCCACCCCAGCATGAGCATGACAACGGACATAGAGGGGTTGGTGGACGGAAACAGGACAAAACGGGCAGTACCTACCCTCACACACAGCCCTCCCAGCATCCAGTGCAGCAGCACCACCATCCCAAATCTAACTCTCGTGGTCGGGAGCAAAAGACTGAAACTCAGTGGGGCCCAAGGCCCGGAAGCAGTAGTGCAAGTGGCGGACCTGGACATAACAGAAAGGGGGGCTCTGGGATGGGTGGAAACACTGGAGGGGAAGAATTGAACAGTCAGATCGATAAGCCTCCTGTTCAGTCAGGAGGTGGGAACCCCAACAAGCGGATGGGTCCTATTAAGCGTCCTGTGCTGAAGGAGATAAAGAGGGAGATTGGTGAGGGTGAAGGAGGAGTGAAAAACGCTGTAGGGTCTGCAAAAGATAAAGACCATGATGCCAATCAAGCATCAGCTAAGCAAGCATCTGTCTCCAGTTCTCAAGGCTCATCTGGACCTTCTGGGAAAGATGAAAGCGCTCCACCAGGAAAGCTAAGAAATGGTGGCAAGGAGCGAGGTGCCGGAGGAGGTATGGGTAAAGCGTCCAAAGAAGGAGAAAACTCTGTCCATGCCACTGGCTCTTCAGTTCCACCTCGGAGAGTCAGAGAGCATTCCTATGAGACTAGTGCCAATCCAGGGGGCGGTACGTACCATGCAGGGTCTTCCAGAGGAAGCCGATCGAGCCGTGGAAGGGGTGAGTTCTTTGGTCGAGGCAGAGGTTACAGGGGCAGTTATGCAGGCAGTGCACGTGGTAGGGCAGGGGGCAGAAGCAGTCGAGACTACAGATCCATTCCCAACAGCGGCTATCAGCACGGGTCCTCTAACCAAGACCATAAGAGAGAGGGATCATCTGGCAGACATGGCCAGGGAGGCTCTCAACCAAACCCTGGACGTGCCAGGAACCACAGCGAAACCCGAAGTGAGGGCTCGGAGTATGAAGAAGTGCCGAAAAGAAGGCGGCAAAGGGGCTCTGAGACGGGCAGCGAGAGTGCTGCTAGTGACCTTGCACACTCTGACAAGGAGGATCACAAGCCAACTACCAAGAAAGGAACAGGAGGAGAGAATCTAGGTGTGGGCAATGCATCATCGTCAGCACCACCAAGAAACACCCAGACCAGAGTGTTCACCCCTAGGGGAGTGCCGTCTCGACGTGGCCGTGGTGGAGGTGCAGCTGGAGGGGGTGTCTACAGAAATTCAGGCGGTGGAGGAGGTATGTCTGGCGGCCACCGTTCTGGGCCTGGTTCTTCTTCTCAAGGTATGTCTGCTAAATCATCTTCATCGGCCAGAAAGCAACACGCACCCCAGCAGCCTTCTGTGATAAAAGAACATAGCCATGGATCTAatggagaaaagaaagagaagctTACTGACCAGGTGCAGTCTCAGATCCAGGGTGTGAATGCTCCATTAATCTCTGGCCCTACGGTGCCCACACCTGCTCAGTTGGGCAACGAAAATGGCAGTGCCCCCCAAACCTTAAACAACACCAATTCAAATTCCTCTGGACCCAAACCAGTTCTTTTGCCCAATGCGGATGGACAAAACGTTCTCCATAGAGGATTCGAGCGCCCTCCTCGTCGCAGGCGCCATGCGCGATCCCAACATCAACAAGACAAGCCCCCCAGGTTCCGCCGGCTCAAACAGGAGCGAGAGAACGCGCGCATCAACGGAAGTAGTGGCATAATCGAAGCCGTGGGTGGGCAACCTCAGTCAGCTCCTCCAGCCCAGAATTCAATGCAAGACGGAACACCAAACGTACCCACTACCGCCGGCGTCGCGAATACAAATCACAACATCTCCGCAACCACCAATAACAATAGCAGCTATCTTGGGGGTGGGAACATGAATTTAAATagtcaccaccaccaccattacCACCACGGAAACTCCGGCATGTCCCATTCTCAGCACCACCATAACCACAACCAGACCGGTGGTGCCAAATCTCCAGACGTCTCCAACCAGAACTCTGACCAGGCTAACGAGGAATGGGAAACTGCCTCCGAAAGCAGTGACTTTGCAGAATTTCGTGATAGggaaggtggtggtggtggtggtggtggtggaggaggaggtggtggaggaggtggaAAATCCTATCCCTCCTATCACCATCACCATCCTTCAGGAAGAGGAAGTGGTGGAGGGGGAGGAGGTGTCGACCGAGAGATAACTACTAAAGAATCTTCTGCCAATAAGAGGAGCTTCTCCAGCCAGCGGCCTGGAATGGAAAGGCAGAACCGGAGGGTCGGTGCTGGTGGCAGTGGTGGTCGAGGTCCCAGAGGTCCACCACCCAGTGGTGGACCAGGTGGTGTTTCGGGTAACGGAGGGGCCAATCGGGGTGAGAGGCGTGGCAACTGGCCATCTCCCAAGAACAGGAAGTGA